One genomic region from Osmerus mordax isolate fOsmMor3 chromosome 4, fOsmMor3.pri, whole genome shotgun sequence encodes:
- the ferry3 gene encoding LOW QUALITY PROTEIN: ferry endosomal RAB5 effector complex subunit 3 (The sequence of the model RefSeq protein was modified relative to this genomic sequence to represent the inferred CDS: deleted 1 base in 1 codon), translating into MKRSKAKVNSSTEKEFVFEFRAGRSNCVLKVPLQFPVDENVCDLHGRLMLLHKIPCFVENELKTLLSSFIERETVQDYDRDAEQALQRLASGEVDLHQLTDAWAKSYSETTLQHACPEEPSWDEDFADVYHELIHSPASDTLLNLEHNYFVSISELISERDMEIKKLQERQAGEMEKVMQELGKTLTDQDVNAVASQHFDAQQVLENKWASELKQVSQIQKQEYQEWVIKLHQDLQKPNNSQINEEIKVAPSQLEEPVEPGDRMCEEPSQLEESFTIHLGAQLKTMHNLRLVRAHVLTFCKHRHHGSSGTKLRRLQTALSLYSSSLCSLVLLVDNRVNSYSGMKRDFATVSQECTDFHFPRLEGQLQVIQQVLLYARAQRSSRQRHQPEAPRNGGSEDKNKNVERNPSNILPGEFYVSRHSNLSEVHIVFHLCVDDNVRSGNITARDPAIMGLRNILKVCCTHDITTITIPLLLVHDMSEEMTIPWCLKRAELVFKCVKGFMMEMASWDGGISRTVQFLVPQSISDDMFYQLSNMLPQIFRVSSTLTLTSKR; encoded by the exons ATGAAGAGAAGCAAAGCAAAagtgaactcttcaacagagaAGGAGTTTGTGTTTGAGTTCAGGGCAGGGAGGAGTAACTGTGTCCTCAAAGTACCCCTGCAGTTCCCTGTTGATGAAAACGTTTGCGACTTGCATGGACGCCTAATGCTGCTGCACAAAATACCCTGCTTCGTGGAGAATG AGTTGAAGACGTTGCTGTCTAGCTTCATAGAGAGAGAAACCGTCCAGGACTACGACAGAGATGCTGAGCAGGCACTGCAGAGACTAGCCTCAGGAGAGGTGGACCTCCACCAGCTCACTGACGCATGGGCCAAGTCTTactcagag ACCACGCTGCAGCACGCCTGTCCCGAGGAGCCCAGCTGGGACGAGGACTTCGCGGACGTGTACCACGAGCTCATCCACTCGCCCGCCTCCGACACACTGCTCAACCTGGAGCACAACTACTTTGTCAGCATCTCGGAGCTCATCAGCGAGAGGGACATGGAGATCAAGAAGCtgcaggagag ACAAGCAGGGGAGATGGAAAAGGTCATGCAGGAGTTGGGGAAGACCTTGACGGACCAGGACGTCAATGCTGTGGCATCTCAGCACTTTGACgcccagcag gtgCTGGAAAACAAGTGGGCGAGTGAGCTGAAGCAG GTGTCCCAGATCCAGAAGCAGGAGTACCAGGAGTGGGTCATCAAGCTCCACCAGGACCTCCAAAAGCCCAACAACAGCCAGATCAA tgaggaGATCAAAGTGGCGCCCAGCCAGCTAGAGGAGCCGGTGGAGCCGGGGGACAGGATGTGTGAGGAGCCGTCCCAGCTGGAGGAGAGCTTCACCATCCACCTCG gtgcccAGTTGAAGACCATGCACAACCTCCGCCTGGTCCGTGCTCACGTGCTGACCTTCTGTAAGCACCGTCACCACGGCAGCAGCGGCACCAAGCTGCGCCGCCTGCAGACGGCCCTGTCGCTGTACTCCTCCTCGCTCTGCAGCCTGGTCCTGTTGGTCGACAACAGGGTCAACTCCTACAGCGGCATgaagagag ACTTTGCCACGGTGTCTCAGGAGTGCACAGACTTCCACTTCCCCCGGTTGGAGGGGCAGCTGCAGGTCATCCAGCAGGTGCTGCTCTACGCCCGCGCCCAGAGGAGCAGCCGGCAGCGCCATCAGCCCG AGGCTCCTAGAAATGGAGGCAGTGAAGATAAGAACAAGAATGTGGAGAGGAACCCCTCAAATATCCTACCAG GGGAGTTCTACGTGTCGCGCCACTCCAACTTGTCGGAGGTCCACATCGTGTTCCACCTGTGTGTGGACGATAACGTGCGCTCTGGGAACATCACGGCCCGGGACCCCGCCATCATGGGCCTGCGGAACATCCTGAAGGTGTGCTGCACGCAcgacatcaccaccatcaccatcccTCTGCTGCTGGTCCACGACATGTCCGAG gagaTGACCATCCCGTGGTGCCTGAAACGAGCTGAGCTGGTGTTCAAATGTGTCAAAG GCTTCATGATGGAGATGGCCTCCTGGGATGGAGGTATTTCCAGGACAGTCCAGTTCCTCGTGCCACAG AGTATCTCCGACGACATGTTCTACCAGCTTAGCAACATGCTACCCCAGATCTTCCGCGTGTCTTCCACCCTGACGCTGACCTCCAAACGCTGA
- the dyrk4 gene encoding dual specificity tyrosine-phosphorylation-regulated kinase 4 — protein MSPAQGGDGSSPGSSPACSGFDVLQGCCWGSQGRRRRRVQPESARPEAFPHSDRHQTNSAHQASNRTYSQKFGPVAGTLPQLDPPVIQVVVSTAKLHHQSDSILPHINNKGLQNTYLTCQDERPKPTQFSTRFGSSEEILSDSVNTKSLGNKQEKMCEGQRLPMSPTEALKHFQGRLTEFEQEEIMDFSEIWFLGLDTQKIEGSHGTPQNSGYDDEHGSYMMVLHDHIGYRFEVLEVIGKGSFGQVLKCLDYKTGEVVAIKVIRNKKRFHHQALVELKILDAIRRKDRDNCHNVIHMKEYFYFRNHLCISFELLGVNLYELIKKNNFQGFSLALIRRFTHSLLKCLQMLNREKIIHCDLKPENILLTQKGQGHIKVVDFGSSCYEQQRVYTYIQSRFYRSPEVILGHPYSMAIDMWSLGCVLAELYTGFPLFPGESEVEQVACMMEVLGMPPNDFVQTASRRRLFFDSKSNPRNITNSKGRKRRPNSKDLASVLKTNDAQFLDFLQRCLSWDPVKRMTPDEAMQHEWILESRLIKPRPRTRPMMRRPSDSTSSTENNFEQTYRKIVGNRTAERLESHDNSNNKHKADGSAAHGNMTSAAHGNMTSAAHGNMTSAARLRPIGASAEEEVCEGVVRVSKDTKQETGGERPVHIIIKPQHEVLISDRENREVSQCLPPIM, from the exons ATGAGCCCTGCtcaggggggagatgggagctCACCTGGGAGCTCACCTGCCTGCAGTGGCTTTGATGTTCTCCAAGGATGCTGCTGGGGCAGCCAGGGACGCCGAAGACGGAGAGTCCAGCCTGAG TCTGCAAGACCAGAGGCCTTTCCCCACTCTGACAGGCACCAGACAAACAGCGCTCATCAGGCATCCAACAGGACCTACTCCCAG AAGTTTGGTCCAGTGGCAGGCACACTGCCTCAGCTGGACCCTCCTGTGATCCAGGTGGTGGTCAGCACAGCCAAACTCCACCACCAGTCTGACAGCATCCTGCCCCATATCAACAACAAGGGCCTCCAGAACACCTACCTGACCTgccag GATGAAAGGCCAAAACCAACACAGTTCTCCACAAGGTTTGGATCCTCGGAGGAGATCCTCTCAGACTCCGTCAACACCAAGAGCCTCGGCAACAAGCAGGAGAAGATGTGTGAGGGGCAGAGGCTGCCCATGTCCCCCACAG aggCTCTGAAGCACTTTCAGGGGCGTCTGACTGAGTTTGAGCAGGAGGAGATCATGGACTTCTCTGAAATTTGGTTTCTGGGTCTGGACACCCAGAAGATCGAAGGTTCTCATGGAACGCCCCAGAACTCCGGTTATGACGATGAACACGGTAGCTACATGATG GTTCTGCACGACCATATTGGCTACCGGTTCGAGGTTCTGGAGGTGATCGGGAAAGGTTCCTTTGGTCAGGTCCTCAAATGTCTGGACTACAAGACTGGCGAGGTGGTCGCCATCAAAGTCATCCGGAACAAGAAAAG GTTTCACCATCAGGCTCTGGTTGAACTGAAGATCTTGGATGCCAtcaggagaaaagacagagacaacTGCCACAACGTCATCCACATGAAGGAATACTTCTACTTCCGCAACCATCTCTGCATCTCCTTCGAGCTCCtggg GGTGAACCTCTACGAGTTGATAAAGAAGAACAACTTCCAAGGGTTTAGCCTGGCTCTGATCAGGAGGTTCACACACTCCCTGCTAAAGTGTCTCCAGATGCTGAACCGAGAGAAGATCATCCACTGCGACCTCAAGCCG GAGAACATCTTGCTGACTCAGAAGGGACAGGGGCACATAAAGGTGGTGGACTTTGGCTCCAGTTGTTATGAGCAACAGAGAG tgTACACGTACATCCAGAGCCGTTTCTACCGCTCCCCTGAGGTGATCCTGGGCCACCCCTACAGCATGGCCATCGACATGTGGAGCCTGGGCTGCGTCCTGGCCGAGCTGTACACCggcttccccctcttccctggGGAGAGCGAGGTGGAGCAGGTCGCCTGCATGATGGAG GTCCTTGGAATGCCTCCAAATGATTTTGTGCAAACTGCCTCCCGGAGAAGGTTGTTTTTTG ACTCCAAAAGTAACCCCCGAAACATCACAAACAgcaaagggaggaagaggaggccaaaCTCCAAAGATCTAGCCAGTGTTCTGAAGACCAACGATGCTCAGTTCCTAGACTTCCTGCAACGCTGTCTCTC GTGGGACCCGGTGAAGCGCATGACTCCGGATGAGGCGATGCAGCATGAGTGGATCCTGGAGTCTCGTCTCATCAAGCCCCGCCCCAGGACACGCCCCATGATGAGGAGGCCCTCAGACAGCACCAGCAGCACCGAAAACAACTTTGAGCAGACATATCGTAAAATAGTTGGGAACAGGACAG CAGAGAGACTCGAGTCACacgacaacagcaacaacaaacacaaggcTGACGGCTCTGCAGCGCACGGCAAC ATGACCTCTGCAGCGCACGGCAACATGACCTCTGCAGCGCACGGCAACATGACCTCTGCAGCGCGTCTGCGCCCCATCGGCGCGtcggcggaggaggaggtgtgtgagggcgtgGTCAGGGTCTCCAAGGACACCAAGCAGGAAACAGGCGGGGAGAGGCCCGTGCACATCATCATCAAACCCCAGCATGAAGTACTTATCAGTGACAGAGAGAATCGGGAAGTCTCCCAATGTTTACCACCAATCATGTAG
- the ndufa9a gene encoding NADH dehydrogenase [ubiquinone] 1 alpha subcomplex subunit 9, mitochondrial: MAAAALVSRPASVLPRISSSCSPVVLSAVPVTVQQRKVHHAVIPKGKGGRSSSSGVAATVFGATGFLGRYVVNRLGRMGSQIIVPHRCDQYDLMYLRPMGDLGQIIFMEWDARNKDSIKRALENSNVVINLVGREWETSNYRFEDTYVSIPQQIAKATREAGITKLIHMSHLNADIRSPSKYLRNKAVGETAVRDEFPDAIIMKPAEFFGREDKFFNHFANMRWFGKAVPLISMGKDTVKQPVHVVDVAKAIISAIKDPDANGRTYALVGPNRYLLHDLVEYVYAVAHRPFVCYPLPRPLYHLVASFFAMNPFEPWTTPDKVDRFHTTDMKYPGLPGLEDLGIVPSSVEQKAIEILRRHRRFRYLDIELDETKPAKTVNY, from the exons ATGGCGGCTGCAGCGCTGGTTAGCCGTCCTGCGAGTGTCCTTCCCAGGATCTCAA gttcCTGCTCCCCCGTGGTGCTGTCAGCCGTCCCAGTGACAGTCCAGCAGAGGAAGGTCCACCATGCCGTCATCCCGAAAGGCAAAGGTGGCCGCTCGTCCTCCAGTGGGGTCGCTGCTACGGTCTTTGGGGCTACAGGCTTCCTGGGCAGATATGTAGTCAACCGTCTTG GTCGCATGGGTTCCCAGATCATCGTTCCCCATCGCTGTGACCAGTATGACCTGATGTACCTCAGGCCTATGGGGGATCTAGGACAAATCATCTTCATG GAGTGGGATGCCAGGAACAAGGATTCCATCAAGCGGGCCTTGGAGAACTCCAACGTGGTCATTAACCTGGTGGGACGAGAGTGGGAGACGAG CAACTACCGCTTCGAAGACACGTATGTCTCCATCCCTCAGCAGATCGCCAAGGCAACCAGAGAGGCCGGCATCACCAAGTTGATTCACATGTCCCACCTGAACGCTGACATCCGAAGCCCCTCCAAATACCTGAGGAACAAG GCGGTAGGAGAGACGGCAGTCAGGGATGAGTTCCCAGATGCCATCATCATGAAACCAGCTGAGTTTTTCGGGAGAGAGGACAAGTTCTTCAACCATTTTGCCA ACATGCGCTGGTTTGGGAAAGCGGTGCCTCTCATCTCCATGGGCAAGGATACTGTGAAGCAGCCtgttcat GTTGTGGATGTCGCCAAGGCGATCATCAGCGCCATCAAAGACCCGGATGCCAACGGGAGGACCTATGCCCTAGTGGG ACCCAACCGCTACCTCCTCCATGACCTGGTGGAGTATGTCTATGCTGTGGCCCACAGGCCCTTTGTGTGCTACCCTCTCCCCAGACCCCTGTACCA CCTTGTTGCTAGTTTCTTTGCGATGAATCCATTTGAGCCATGGACCACCCCAGATAAAGTAGACCGG TTCCACACCACAGATATGAAGTACCCTGGGCTGCCTGGCCTGGAAGACCTGGGGATCGTCCCCTCCTCTGTGGAGCAGAAGGCCATCGAAATCCTCCGGCGCCACAGACGTTTCCGTTACCTGGACATCGAGCTGGACGAGACCAAGCCAGCCAAAACGGTCAACTACTGA
- the LOC136941598 gene encoding probable polypeptide N-acetylgalactosaminyltransferase 8, whose protein sequence is MEGIAKLIESSNQQVHESLSVKDEPVAPKLFPNSYLFAKWGDGLLEDEQKEAEKLFQKYGYNVFLSDRIPLDREIPDTRNKRCLLKNYPKDLPSVSVVLIYLDEALSVIQRAICSIIQRTPAHLLKEIILVDDHSSNEDLGEKLNDYVRQVHVQRPGLVKTVRHLKQMGLTQARISGWELATGDVVAILDAHIEVHLGWAEPLLARIQEDRTVVATPVFDKVHYDTLQVEPYGPSAHAFDWALWCMYESFTPEWYNLHDDTKPGKSPSVMGILVADRKFLGEIGGLDGGMKIYGGENVELGIRVWLCGGSVEVVPCSKLAHIEPAHKPYLPDLTPMMQRNALRVAEIWMDDYKRNVNIAWNLPIKGHGIDIGDVLERKTLREQLKCKPFQWYLDHVYPMMDTWETLLAYGGLKNNLLPDYCVDQGPVPGNLPILYKCHFYSPQLCYYNSKGEIYVGGIKSHNYNSNRCLVDPGSGNAPTLQDCKLAQRRELHLHWDFKQGQAIRNRHTHRCLEIAQGTNSYYELVIQKCSGQSWTVQNVITDF, encoded by the exons ATGGAGGGCATAG CCAAACTGATAGAATCCTCCAATCAACAAGTCCATGAATCGTTGTCTGTGAAGGATGAGCCGGTAGCACCAAAGCTGTTCCCAAACTCTTACCTCTTCGCCAAATGGGGGGACGGGTTGTTGGAGGACGAACAGAAAGAGGCGGAGAAGTTGTTCCAGAAATACGGCTACAATGTCTTCTTGAGCGATCGAATACCACTAGATCGAGAGATTCCAGATACGAGAAACAAAAG GTGTTTGCTGAAGAATTATCCCAAAGACCTGCCAAGCGTTAGTGTGGTACTGATCTACCTGGATGAGGCCCTGTCAGTCATCCAGAGGGCCATCTGCAGCATCATCCAGCGCACCCCTGCTCACCTGCTGAAGGAGATCATCCTAGTGGACGACCACAGCTCCAACG AGGACTTGGGGGAGAAGCTGAACGACTATGTGAGGCAGGTCCATGTCCAGCGTCCAGGGCTTGTGAAGACTGTGAGACACTTGAAGCAGATGGGTCTGACTCAAGCTCGCATCTCGGGATGGGAGCTTGCCACAGGAGACGTGGTGGCCATTCTGGACGCCCACATCGAAGTCCACCTGGGATG GGCAGAACCACTGCTGGCCAGGATCCAGGAAGACCGGACCGTGGTGGCGACCCCTGTATTTGACAAGGTTCACTATGACACTCTACAGGTGGAGCCCTACGGTCCCTCCGCCCATGCCTTTGATTGGGCCCTGTGGTGCATGTATGAGAGCTTCACACCAGAGTGGTATAACCTACATGATGACACCAAACCTGGAAA GAGTCCCTCTGTCATGGGCATCTTAGTAGCTGACAGGAAGTTCCTGGGAGAGATCGGAGgactggatggagggatgaaaattTATGGAGGAGAGAATGTGGAACTGGGGATACGC GTGTGGCTATGTGGAGGCAGTGTGGAGGTGGTGCCTTGTTCCAAGCTAGCCCACATCGAGCCGGCCCACAAGCCCTACCTGCCAGACCTTACACCCATGATGCAGAGGAACGCTCTGAGGGTGGCAGAGATATGGATGGACGACTACAAACGCAACGTCAACATCGCCTGGAACCTGCCAATAAAG GGTCATGGGATTGACATAGGAGATGTGTTGGAGAGGAAGACTTTGAGAGAGCAGTTGAAGTGTAAACCTTTCCAGTGGTACCTGGACCATGTCTATCCTATGATGGACACCTGGGAGACACTGCTGGCATATGGAGGG TTAAAGAACAACCTGCTTCCAGACTACTGTGTAgaccaggggcctgttccaGGGAACCTACCCATCCTTTATAAGTGCCATTTCTACTCTCCACAG ctatgttACTACAACAGCAAGGGAGAGATCTATGTAGGAGGGATTAAGTCTCACAACTACAACAGCAACCGTTGCCTGGTGGACCCAGGCTCAGGGAACGCCCCCACTCTGCAGGACTGCAAGCTGGCTCAGCGCAGAGAGCTGCACCTGCACTGGGATTTCAAACAG